The following proteins come from a genomic window of Pseudomonas cichorii:
- a CDS encoding acyltransferase, which produces MKHRMMHSHNLREALPDYARKMGVDLEELQAAYQWMLDNEVCFETRIKNTTLSFICYLNIEPRIEHPLARRFYRLLASETLGALIPLYGINWPTLRDRMLRTWEQIYNILICKIPSHTLRLLWLRMGGAKIGKGSTVWRNTEVLGVDSLRIGNDSTVGWHCQLDARGGLVIGDHVTIASHVLIIAGGHDLNEPEFWAVGGPVLIGDYAWICSRALLSFGANIGEGAVVGGGSVVSKPIPDYAIVSGPNAEIKGERARNLKYKVGGKGLFTLFH; this is translated from the coding sequence ATGAAACACCGCATGATGCATTCGCATAACCTCAGAGAGGCCCTTCCCGACTACGCCCGCAAGATGGGCGTGGACCTGGAGGAACTGCAGGCCGCCTACCAGTGGATGCTGGACAACGAGGTGTGCTTTGAAACCCGGATCAAGAACACGACCCTGTCCTTTATCTGCTACCTGAATATCGAGCCGCGCATCGAACACCCTCTGGCCCGGCGTTTCTATCGCCTGCTGGCCAGCGAAACCCTGGGCGCGCTGATTCCCCTGTACGGCATCAATTGGCCGACCTTACGCGACCGCATGCTGCGCACCTGGGAGCAGATCTACAACATCCTGATCTGCAAGATTCCCAGCCACACCTTGCGCCTGCTCTGGCTGCGCATGGGAGGTGCCAAGATCGGCAAGGGGTCGACAGTCTGGCGCAATACCGAAGTGCTGGGCGTGGACAGCCTGCGCATCGGCAACGACTCCACCGTCGGCTGGCACTGTCAGCTGGATGCCCGTGGCGGTCTGGTGATAGGCGATCATGTGACCATCGCCTCCCATGTGCTGATCATCGCAGGCGGACACGACCTCAACGAGCCCGAATTCTGGGCGGTGGGCGGTCCGGTATTGATTGGCGACTACGCCTGGATCTGTAGCCGCGCCCTGCTCTCGTTCGGCGCCAATATCGGTGAAGGTGCAGTGGTGGGCGGCGGCAGCGTGGTGTCCAAGCCGATCCCGGACTACGCCATCGTCAGCGGACCGAACGCGGAAATCAAAGGCGAACGCGCCCGCAACCTCAAGTACAAAGTGGGCGGCAAAGGCCTGTTCACTTTGTTCCATTAA
- a CDS encoding cellulase family glycosylhydrolase: protein MRRTSRSWLAIAVLLTSAMTLGTVAQAATVLQAPRAVVWKDFLGVNVQFQYFAPENYQQQMERLDALGLNWVRLTIHWPIIEPVQDQYNLTDLDNAMAAIKSHRYNTLAYLVGSAPFASSSVSTAASRDQYPPLDFNVFASRMAALAQRYPHVGNWQVWNEPNIIWLPQADPVAYSNLLFTTANAIRSVMPDKTIVTAGMAYYSQMQHRSGYMLQTLVENGLGSQNIVAAYHPYSEYPEGDSVADRDFLVRSNAMNQLLHSNGVSQVWATEWGWSSYAGPVEMQAIIGTQGQADYTLRRLALMSALDFQRIFLFNLSDLDERASARDQGYGLLDLQANPKPVYTALQNFLNITGPRLEPAAPPTVSTVPNDLFAVPWTRSDGKRLLMFWSATGTTLNFPQIHEGIVHDPLTGTHIPLSGSQGISLALKPTLQILEWNP from the coding sequence ATGCGGCGCACATCAAGATCATGGCTGGCCATCGCGGTACTGCTGACAAGCGCGATGACTCTGGGAACCGTCGCTCAGGCAGCGACCGTTCTGCAGGCACCGCGCGCGGTGGTCTGGAAGGACTTTCTGGGCGTCAACGTGCAGTTCCAGTATTTCGCCCCGGAGAACTATCAGCAGCAGATGGAGCGTCTGGACGCACTGGGGCTGAACTGGGTGCGACTGACCATTCACTGGCCAATCATCGAGCCGGTCCAGGATCAGTACAACCTCACGGATCTTGATAACGCCATGGCTGCCATCAAAAGCCATCGCTACAACACCCTCGCCTATCTGGTGGGCTCGGCCCCCTTCGCCAGCAGTTCGGTTTCTACCGCGGCGAGTCGTGATCAGTATCCTCCGCTGGACTTCAACGTCTTCGCCTCACGCATGGCGGCACTGGCCCAGCGTTATCCTCATGTCGGCAACTGGCAGGTCTGGAATGAGCCAAACATCATCTGGCTGCCCCAGGCCGACCCGGTTGCCTACAGTAATCTGCTGTTCACCACCGCCAATGCGATCCGTTCTGTCATGCCGGACAAGACCATCGTGACAGCCGGCATGGCCTACTACAGCCAGATGCAGCACCGCTCGGGCTACATGCTGCAGACGCTGGTGGAAAACGGCTTGGGTTCGCAGAACATTGTGGCGGCCTATCACCCTTACTCCGAATACCCCGAAGGCGACTCGGTCGCGGATCGGGATTTCCTGGTGCGCTCCAATGCCATGAACCAGTTGCTGCACAGCAATGGCGTGTCACAGGTCTGGGCCACCGAATGGGGCTGGTCGAGCTATGCCGGCCCGGTGGAAATGCAGGCCATCATCGGCACTCAGGGCCAGGCCGACTACACCCTGCGCCGCCTGGCACTGATGAGCGCCCTGGATTTCCAGCGCATCTTCCTGTTCAACCTCAGCGATCTGGACGAACGCGCCAGCGCCCGCGATCAGGGTTACGGCCTGCTCGATCTGCAAGCCAACCCCAAACCGGTCTATACCGCGCTGCAAAACTTTCTGAACATCACCGGGCCGCGCCTGGAGCCAGCCGCCCCGCCAACCGTCAGCACTGTCCCCAATGACCTGTTTGCCGTGCCATGGACACGCAGCGACGGCAAACGCCTGCTGATGTTCTGGAGCGCCACCGGCACCACCTTGAATTTTCCGCAAATCCATGAGGGCATCGTGCATGACCCGCTGACCGGCACCCACATTCCATTATCCGGTAGCCAGGGCATCAGCCTGGCCCTTAAACCCACCCTGCAAATTCTGGAATGGAATCCATAA
- a CDS encoding O-antigen ligase family protein: protein MPVAMPLGLFFGLVFGVLIWLLPASKVLLIAVGTASIITVIRQPVRGLLLFCVIGAFIPYSTVQIGIRTTVSEALIMLTWASYLLQAMFFEQHRVPKMMRTERLLLALMLFSAFPFLIGQLTIVSDGNGPINWVRWLFNLSILFLVPRLLHDGKTLEQVIIAILTGTLMMLVLSIPTYVISGSASAITPILAIMGYGGLDVLSESLLSLSSRMGSPWLHPNVAGGAMAMILPIAFCFGITRSGGPRSLGLLVAALGAIGLLLTGSRGALVSLMAVMLWMARRRLPYLGRLLIGGAIGGVLLLMFYPPLQDRLMGLFSNDDTSTAIRFLEYTHFPQAMALFPFGIGFKIDPPVPGYTQFGISNLWLNFIYKMGIPGMLLFIAVTLSWWKEVRPTPGKITLTPDNAIGLGCTVGVLSALFSGLFDHYFSFTSVLVALFWLFVGISLHEAKRLRTKAASPLKSPAASTDLGTPQ, encoded by the coding sequence ATGCCGGTAGCGATGCCACTCGGATTGTTTTTCGGCCTGGTCTTCGGAGTCCTGATCTGGCTGCTGCCAGCCTCCAAGGTCCTGCTGATAGCGGTCGGGACAGCGTCCATCATTACCGTAATCCGCCAGCCCGTCCGCGGGTTGCTGCTTTTCTGTGTGATCGGTGCCTTCATTCCCTATTCCACGGTACAGATCGGTATTCGCACCACGGTATCCGAAGCCCTGATCATGCTGACCTGGGCCAGCTATCTGTTGCAGGCCATGTTCTTCGAGCAGCACCGCGTGCCGAAGATGATGCGTACCGAGCGTCTGTTGCTGGCGCTGATGCTGTTCAGCGCTTTCCCGTTCCTGATCGGCCAGCTCACCATCGTTTCCGACGGCAACGGCCCGATCAACTGGGTACGCTGGCTGTTCAACCTGTCAATCCTGTTTCTGGTGCCGCGTCTTCTGCACGATGGCAAGACACTGGAGCAGGTGATCATCGCGATACTCACCGGCACCCTGATGATGCTGGTGCTGTCGATTCCGACTTATGTCATCAGTGGTTCGGCGTCGGCCATAACGCCGATTCTGGCGATCATGGGTTACGGCGGCCTCGACGTGTTGAGCGAGAGCCTGCTGTCGCTGTCCAGTCGCATGGGTTCACCGTGGCTGCACCCCAACGTGGCCGGTGGCGCCATGGCGATGATCCTGCCGATTGCATTCTGCTTCGGTATCACCCGCAGCGGCGGGCCGCGCTCCCTGGGCCTGCTCGTTGCGGCACTGGGCGCCATCGGCCTGCTGCTGACCGGCTCACGGGGCGCACTGGTGAGCCTGATGGCAGTCATGCTGTGGATGGCGCGTCGCCGCCTGCCGTATCTCGGTCGCCTGCTGATAGGGGGCGCCATCGGGGGCGTGCTGTTGCTGATGTTCTATCCGCCGTTGCAGGACCGTCTCATGGGACTGTTCAGCAACGACGACACCAGTACCGCCATCCGCTTCCTGGAGTACACGCACTTCCCGCAGGCCATGGCCCTGTTTCCGTTCGGCATCGGTTTCAAGATCGACCCTCCCGTGCCGGGCTACACCCAGTTCGGTATTTCCAACCTGTGGCTGAACTTCATCTACAAGATGGGCATTCCCGGCATGTTGCTGTTCATTGCCGTCACCCTGAGCTGGTGGAAGGAAGTACGCCCGACACCCGGCAAGATCACCCTCACCCCTGACAACGCCATTGGCCTGGGTTGCACGGTCGGCGTGCTTTCTGCGCTGTTCAGCGGTCTGTTCGATCACTATTTCAGCTTTACCAGCGTGCTGGTCGCACTGTTCTGGCTGTTCGTCGGCATCAGCCTGCATGAAGCCAAGCGCCTGCGCACCAAGGCTGCTAGCCCTTTGAAATCCCCCGCCGCCTCAACCGACCTGGGAACACCGCAATGA
- a CDS encoding lipid II flippase MurJ — protein MLGSTLWLTLATLTGLAAGFAREWLLVAAWGAGSQSDAFLVSMFLPEALRMSLAAGLLSAAALPLYQQRSAERQQHWLQVLAPRLLIFGVLLSLVLSLGAGLWVRLIGPGLDSEGYAQAGSGLHWLAWCAPGFLLHGLLCIPLQARSRFVLAGLGSLLFNLPPVIYLALLSHSATTEGLAFSCVLGSLLMPGVLLPTLLRSGWRPWSWQTEQGATRELLQRIGPLLSSNLASQGLALLERMVASLLGEGAVTWINLARKLINLPLIALMSLNQVLLGLMSGSENTQRLSLLRRGLGSATLLTLPAVTGLIGAAGALVVLLLPNQTHDGPLPQLLAWFAVPLMFGAWNALLARYAYADGDTRLPLNCELIGSLCNAVLLGILPFFLGLTGIALAALGGALVTGLLLMRRQSLLAVVPWRSHWLLAALFMSVAALLLHPLQDIWLQLTLGFAYGAALLVGLALWLKPWRPVHE, from the coding sequence ATGCTCGGCTCGACCCTGTGGCTGACCCTCGCGACGCTGACCGGCCTGGCTGCCGGCTTTGCCCGCGAGTGGTTGCTGGTGGCCGCCTGGGGGGCGGGCAGCCAGAGCGATGCGTTTCTGGTCTCGATGTTTCTGCCCGAAGCCTTGCGCATGTCCCTGGCGGCCGGCCTGCTGAGTGCGGCAGCCTTGCCGTTGTATCAACAGCGTTCTGCCGAACGGCAGCAGCACTGGCTTCAGGTGCTTGCACCACGCCTGCTGATTTTCGGGGTGTTGCTCAGTCTGGTGCTGAGTCTGGGTGCCGGGTTATGGGTTCGCCTGATCGGCCCGGGGCTCGATAGCGAAGGCTACGCACAGGCCGGCAGCGGCCTGCACTGGCTGGCATGGTGCGCGCCGGGTTTTCTGCTGCACGGTTTGCTGTGTATTCCCCTGCAAGCGCGTTCACGTTTTGTACTGGCCGGGCTTGGCTCGCTGCTGTTCAACCTGCCGCCCGTGATTTACCTCGCGCTGCTCAGCCACTCGGCAACGACCGAGGGCCTGGCTTTTTCCTGCGTGCTGGGCAGCTTGCTGATGCCGGGCGTGCTGCTGCCGACCCTGTTACGCTCGGGTTGGCGCCCGTGGTCCTGGCAGACCGAACAGGGCGCGACGCGGGAACTGCTGCAACGAATCGGCCCGCTGTTGAGCAGCAACCTGGCCAGCCAGGGCCTGGCGCTGCTGGAGCGGATGGTCGCCTCGTTGCTGGGTGAAGGCGCGGTGACCTGGATCAACCTGGCACGCAAACTCATCAACCTGCCCTTGATTGCCCTGATGAGCCTGAACCAGGTGCTATTGGGCCTGATGAGCGGCAGCGAAAATACCCAGCGCCTGTCACTGCTGCGCCGCGGCCTGGGCAGCGCCACCTTGCTGACCCTGCCCGCAGTGACCGGCCTGATCGGTGCAGCCGGTGCGCTGGTAGTGCTGTTACTGCCCAACCAGACCCACGACGGCCCGCTGCCACAATTGCTGGCCTGGTTTGCCGTGCCCTTGATGTTCGGAGCCTGGAATGCGCTGCTGGCGCGCTATGCCTATGCCGACGGCGATACTCGTCTGCCGCTGAACTGTGAGTTGATTGGCAGCCTGTGCAACGCCGTACTGCTGGGCATCCTGCCGTTTTTCCTGGGTCTGACCGGCATCGCCCTCGCAGCTCTTGGCGGCGCACTGGTCACCGGTTTGCTATTGATGCGTCGCCAATCCTTGCTGGCCGTCGTCCCATGGCGCAGTCACTGGCTGCTGGCTGCACTGTTCATGTCAGTGGCCGCACTGTTGCTGCATCCCTTGCAAGACATCTGGCTGCAACTGACCCTCGGCTTCGCCTATGGCGCGGCGCTGCTGGTCGGGCTGGCGTTGTGGCTGAAGCCGTGGCGGCCTGTTCACGAATAA
- a CDS encoding glycosyltransferase family 4 protein, translating to MRILWTLPYLPWPTTSGGKTREYHLLRNLAARGHRITLLVQSKTPLDDACRSALEPWLERLIVIDRRPLLSLRTLLAVAFAPPPMLASVNGYAPELEQTFEKLIEEDWDIIQLQHTYAFQPFEGPLKRSGKPFVLTEHNVESALGAASYDRLPRWASFFAVYDRWRYRRWELRVFRQTSELVAVTEEDAKVLSRLSGRATSIAVNSVDCSYYANVHADRYNRRLLFIGNYEYGPNVDAIEWALDEIMPLVWELSPTVRFAVGGFGMPESWRERWPDQRIEWLGFVPDLRALQSSSSMFFAPLRQGGGSKLKILESMAAGLPVVTTGQGVSGLDVTHGEHYLGSEEPAQLARLIADNIDSPARLIQIGEAGRAYVRSRHDWSVSAAQLEGIYTRISPPSKDLAHAYRT from the coding sequence ATGCGAATTCTATGGACACTGCCTTACCTGCCCTGGCCCACCACCAGCGGTGGCAAGACCCGCGAGTACCATCTGCTGCGCAATCTGGCGGCACGCGGGCACCGCATCACCCTGCTGGTGCAATCCAAGACCCCGCTGGACGATGCCTGTCGCAGCGCCCTGGAACCCTGGCTGGAACGCCTGATCGTCATTGACCGGCGCCCGCTGCTCAGCCTGCGCACCCTGCTGGCCGTGGCCTTCGCGCCACCGCCGATGCTGGCCAGCGTCAACGGTTATGCACCGGAACTGGAACAGACTTTTGAAAAGCTGATCGAAGAAGACTGGGACATCATTCAGCTCCAGCACACCTATGCCTTTCAACCATTTGAAGGGCCGCTAAAGCGCTCAGGCAAACCATTCGTGCTCACTGAGCACAATGTCGAATCGGCGCTGGGCGCGGCGAGTTATGACCGTCTGCCCCGCTGGGCCAGCTTCTTTGCCGTCTATGACCGCTGGCGCTACCGGCGCTGGGAACTGCGGGTTTTCCGCCAGACCAGCGAGCTGGTCGCAGTCACCGAAGAGGATGCCAAGGTGCTTTCGCGCCTGAGTGGCCGGGCCACGTCCATCGCGGTCAACAGCGTGGATTGCAGCTACTACGCCAATGTTCATGCAGACCGCTACAACCGCCGCCTGCTGTTCATCGGCAACTACGAATACGGCCCTAACGTGGATGCCATCGAGTGGGCGCTGGACGAAATCATGCCACTGGTCTGGGAGCTGTCACCCACCGTGCGCTTTGCCGTGGGCGGTTTTGGCATGCCCGAGTCCTGGCGCGAGCGCTGGCCCGACCAGCGCATCGAATGGCTGGGTTTCGTGCCGGACCTGCGAGCCCTGCAAAGCAGTTCCTCAATGTTTTTCGCGCCCCTGCGCCAGGGTGGCGGCTCGAAGCTGAAGATTCTGGAGTCCATGGCTGCCGGCCTGCCCGTGGTCACGACCGGGCAAGGCGTTTCAGGCCTGGACGTCACCCATGGCGAGCATTACCTTGGCAGCGAAGAACCAGCACAACTGGCGCGTCTGATCGCCGACAACATCGACAGCCCTGCACGCCTCATCCAGATAGGCGAAGCCGGACGTGCCTACGTGCGCTCACGGCACGACTGGTCGGTTTCGGCCGCCCAGCTGGAAGGCATCTACACCCGAATTTCGCCCCCAAGCAAGGATCTCGCACATGCGTATCGGACTTGA
- a CDS encoding glycosyltransferase family 4 protein, translating into MRIGLDYRAAAGYPVSGIGRQNFALEEAFRAHPDVQLQLFGVAPYDHPIRRLIHTPRWATPLNSVHRLPDRLGFEGLYLPKALRDTEVQIYVANINMGLPLGRKPSNVRYVLQLHDLFQITQKNNHGSRLKAAFYRLTDYLSIAYSLRVADVVWVPSQFTANEVIRLFPSARKKLRIVPLLVEGFKDEPADIAALQLPERYWLCVGTREPRKNIAWFVDAWQNARLQFPTVPDLVLVGGSEPLNESQRRLPGLHVLTGISDSELHAVYRNADRLWQPSYAEGFGLPVIEALKVGTRVAVATGSSLDEITPPDSPRFSPTNSPALVQLMGELSTAPEEDPEISRTWATYYAPEAFYKRLHEALEELR; encoded by the coding sequence ATGCGTATCGGACTTGATTACCGCGCTGCGGCCGGTTACCCCGTCAGCGGCATCGGCCGCCAGAACTTCGCGCTGGAAGAAGCCTTTCGTGCTCACCCCGATGTGCAACTGCAATTGTTCGGGGTTGCCCCTTATGATCATCCGATCCGGCGCCTGATCCACACGCCACGATGGGCCACCCCGCTCAACTCCGTGCATCGCCTGCCGGATCGTCTGGGCTTTGAAGGCCTGTACCTGCCCAAGGCCTTGCGCGACACCGAAGTCCAGATCTACGTTGCCAATATCAACATGGGTTTGCCGCTGGGGCGCAAGCCTTCCAACGTACGCTACGTGCTGCAGTTGCATGACCTGTTCCAGATCACCCAGAAGAACAATCATGGCTCGCGCCTCAAGGCCGCGTTCTATCGCCTGACCGACTACCTTTCGATTGCCTACTCCCTGAGAGTCGCCGATGTGGTGTGGGTACCCTCGCAATTCACTGCCAATGAAGTCATCCGCCTGTTCCCCTCAGCCAGGAAAAAGCTGCGCATCGTGCCGCTGCTGGTTGAAGGCTTCAAAGATGAGCCAGCGGACATTGCCGCATTGCAATTGCCCGAGCGGTACTGGCTGTGTGTCGGTACCCGGGAGCCGCGCAAGAACATTGCCTGGTTCGTTGACGCCTGGCAGAACGCCCGCCTGCAGTTCCCCACCGTGCCGGACCTGGTACTGGTCGGTGGTAGCGAACCCTTGAACGAGTCCCAGCGCCGCCTGCCAGGATTGCATGTGCTCACCGGCATCAGCGACAGCGAATTGCATGCGGTCTATCGCAACGCTGATCGCCTCTGGCAACCCTCGTATGCCGAAGGCTTCGGACTGCCAGTGATCGAGGCCCTCAAAGTCGGTACGCGGGTTGCGGTAGCCACCGGCTCGTCTCTGGATGAAATCACGCCACCGGACAGCCCGCGATTCTCGCCCACCAACAGCCCGGCACTGGTGCAACTGATGGGTGAACTGTCCACGGCCCCTGAAGAGGACCCCGAAATCTCAAGGACCTGGGCGACCTATTACGCTCCCGAAGCTTTCTACAAACGCCTGCATGAAGCTCTCGAGGAGTTGCGCTGA
- a CDS encoding NAD(P)H-dependent oxidoreductase produces MHALIVVAHHDPQSLTHSLAAQVAEGLMLADSAHTFEIADLFAESFDPRFNMADHAVHREKASPPADVLAEQARIERADALVLLYPVYWWSMPAILKGWIDRVFSNGWAFDFSPDATLVKKLGHLKVHLIGVAGADAGTFTKHGYLNAMKTQIDHGIFDYCGARVVTSELLLDSETQDAAAHLDTARTVGHRIFASGVAGEPPAKVTWPE; encoded by the coding sequence ATGCATGCGCTCATCGTGGTCGCTCATCATGACCCCCAGTCACTTACCCATAGCCTTGCGGCACAGGTCGCAGAAGGGCTGATGCTTGCCGACTCCGCACATACATTTGAAATCGCGGATCTGTTTGCCGAGTCATTCGATCCGAGATTCAACATGGCCGATCACGCTGTTCATCGCGAAAAGGCTTCGCCACCTGCCGATGTGCTCGCAGAACAGGCCAGGATCGAGCGGGCGGATGCCTTGGTACTGCTTTATCCGGTCTATTGGTGGTCGATGCCGGCGATCCTCAAAGGCTGGATTGACCGGGTATTTTCCAATGGCTGGGCGTTTGACTTCAGCCCCGATGCCACGCTGGTGAAGAAGCTTGGCCACTTGAAGGTCCACCTGATAGGTGTCGCCGGTGCCGATGCGGGTACTTTCACGAAGCATGGTTATCTTAATGCGATGAAGACCCAGATCGATCACGGCATTTTCGATTACTGCGGTGCCCGTGTCGTAACGTCTGAGCTCTTGCTGGATTCCGAAACACAGGATGCGGCTGCTCACCTTGATACTGCGCGTACAGTGGGGCACCGGATTTTTGCTTCCGGAGTTGCTGGTGAGCCTCCTGCAAAAGTTACGTGGCCTGAGTAG
- a CDS encoding methyl-accepting chemotaxis protein, translated as MQRGLKHTIQEIASASGQLASAAEELSAVTDESTRGLTRQNDEIQQAATAVNQMTAAVEEVARNAVSTSEASKTATEDAVHGRGQVDQTVKGITTMVSEITQSTEAVAQLAGHVRDISKVLEVIRSIAEQTNLLALNAAIEAARAGEQGRGFAVVADEVRALAHRTQASTVEIEGMIGTVQSGADGAVAAMGKSLSLATNTQELAERAGSALVKITDGVATINERNLVIASASEEQAQVAREVDRNLLNIQDLSTQSAAGANQTSASSQELSRLATSFNVLVAKFQL; from the coding sequence ATGCAGCGTGGTTTGAAACACACCATTCAGGAGATCGCCAGCGCGTCCGGACAACTGGCTTCAGCAGCCGAGGAGTTGAGCGCTGTCACAGACGAAAGCACTCGTGGGCTGACCCGTCAGAATGACGAGATCCAGCAGGCGGCCACTGCTGTCAACCAGATGACTGCCGCTGTCGAAGAAGTTGCCCGCAACGCCGTCTCGACGTCCGAAGCCTCGAAAACCGCTACTGAAGATGCTGTGCATGGCCGTGGCCAGGTGGATCAGACCGTCAAGGGCATCACCACCATGGTCAGCGAAATTACTCAATCGACCGAGGCGGTTGCGCAACTGGCCGGTCATGTCCGTGATATCAGCAAGGTGCTGGAAGTGATCCGCAGCATCGCTGAACAGACCAACCTGCTGGCGTTGAACGCTGCCATTGAAGCGGCCCGTGCCGGTGAGCAGGGACGCGGTTTTGCCGTGGTGGCCGATGAGGTGCGTGCTCTTGCTCATCGCACTCAGGCTTCGACCGTGGAAATCGAAGGCATGATCGGTACTGTCCAGTCGGGTGCCGACGGTGCGGTTGCGGCCATGGGCAAGAGCCTGTCGCTGGCCACCAATACTCAGGAGCTGGCAGAGCGTGCAGGTTCGGCGCTGGTCAAGATTACCGACGGTGTCGCGACCATCAACGAACGCAATCTGGTGATTGCTTCGGCTTCCGAAGAACAGGCCCAGGTGGCGCGTGAAGTGGACCGCAATCTGCTGAACATCCAGGACCTGTCGACCCAGAGCGCGGCGGGTGCCAACCAGACCAGTGCGTCGAGTCAGGAGCTTTCGCGTCTGGCCACGTCCTTCAATGTGCTGGTGGCGAAGTTCCAGCTTTAA
- a CDS encoding glycosyltransferase, whose protein sequence is MQIALLAPLPPEQNGIADYAGHLKHALQELGVQVRTPLQGIGNDPRQAEQRVAETDWSGIDLVHAELGGGRLAEFQALRALRQRFPHLPLTATVHDPERLVWRREKLPWPLSLASNMRSPLPEIATVLADPLCLREERQLARSMTRLITLTQAGSQSLKQRMGLEQSQMAVISHGNLAIEPVPLPALQPLRLLYFGFIYRGKGIEDLLDALANVFVAQPQLRSTVRLTLAGGSEPEMAFGPSGSYLDQLRLRIRQLGLADLVDWQLDLPAEQIAHVIQAHHVMVLPYRESSKLKLLGKLRGTSGALSWATACGRGVITSDARSFAEEVSHGNGMIYPQGDVAALTEALNRICAAPRMAIEWSENATRIGKTRVWSQTAERFRDVFRQACEVN, encoded by the coding sequence ATGCAAATTGCCCTGCTCGCCCCGCTGCCACCGGAGCAGAACGGTATCGCCGATTATGCCGGGCATCTCAAGCATGCCCTGCAAGAGCTGGGCGTGCAGGTGCGCACGCCCTTGCAGGGGATCGGCAACGATCCTCGCCAGGCCGAACAACGTGTCGCCGAAACCGACTGGAGCGGCATCGACCTGGTCCATGCCGAGCTGGGCGGCGGACGGCTGGCAGAATTTCAGGCATTGCGGGCGTTGCGTCAGCGCTTCCCTCATTTGCCACTGACCGCCACCGTGCATGATCCGGAGCGTCTTGTATGGCGCCGGGAAAAACTGCCATGGCCATTATCCCTGGCCAGCAACATGCGCTCTCCCCTGCCGGAAATCGCCACGGTACTGGCCGACCCGTTATGCCTGCGCGAAGAGCGTCAACTGGCAAGAAGCATGACCCGTCTGATCACCCTGACTCAGGCCGGCAGTCAGAGCCTGAAACAGCGCATGGGACTGGAGCAGTCGCAGATGGCCGTGATCAGTCATGGCAACCTGGCAATCGAACCGGTGCCATTGCCGGCCTTGCAGCCTCTGCGGTTGCTGTATTTCGGCTTCATCTATCGCGGCAAGGGTATCGAGGATCTTCTGGATGCTCTGGCCAATGTCTTTGTCGCCCAGCCGCAATTGCGTTCCACTGTGCGACTGACACTGGCCGGTGGCAGCGAACCGGAAATGGCCTTCGGGCCGTCGGGCAGCTATCTGGATCAGTTGCGTCTGCGCATCCGGCAACTGGGTCTGGCGGACCTGGTGGACTGGCAACTCGACCTGCCCGCCGAACAGATCGCCCATGTCATCCAGGCCCATCATGTGATGGTCCTTCCCTATCGCGAGTCCAGCAAACTGAAGCTTCTGGGCAAGCTGCGCGGCACCAGCGGCGCGCTGTCATGGGCCACCGCCTGCGGTCGCGGAGTCATCACGTCGGATGCCCGCTCGTTTGCCGAAGAAGTCTCCCATGGCAACGGCATGATCTACCCTCAGGGCGATGTAGCGGCCCTGACCGAGGCATTGAATCGTATCTGCGCGGCACCACGGATGGCCATCGAGTGGTCCGAAAACGCTACGCGCATAGGCAAGACCCGGGTCTGGAGTCAGACGGCAGAACGTTTCAGGGATGTATTCCGGCAGGCATGCGAGGTGAACTGA
- a CDS encoding TetR/AcrR family transcriptional regulator — translation MSSTDTSVQNPDPQPRRRLSRDDRHRQLLDVAWQLVREEGTEALTLGRLAEQAGVTKPVVYDHFGTRAGLLATLYKDFDERQTALMDAAFQTSDATLINKADIIASSYVDCVVLHGGEISGVVAALASSPELEKIKREYEAIFLEKCRNALAPFSPSGIISQAGLRAMLGAAEALSNAAASAEITSAQAKAELLETITAMVERNKKPS, via the coding sequence ATGTCAAGCACTGACACGTCAGTACAGAACCCAGACCCGCAACCGCGCCGCCGGTTATCGCGAGATGACCGGCACCGCCAATTGCTCGACGTGGCATGGCAACTGGTGCGCGAGGAAGGGACTGAAGCGCTGACGCTGGGGAGGCTCGCCGAGCAGGCAGGCGTGACCAAGCCCGTGGTCTATGACCATTTCGGCACCCGTGCCGGATTACTGGCAACGCTCTACAAGGATTTCGACGAACGCCAGACAGCCCTGATGGACGCGGCCTTCCAGACAAGCGATGCGACCCTGATCAACAAGGCCGATATCATTGCATCGTCCTATGTGGACTGCGTCGTTTTGCACGGGGGCGAAATATCCGGTGTCGTCGCCGCATTGGCCAGCTCACCGGAGCTTGAGAAGATCAAGCGGGAGTATGAGGCCATCTTTCTGGAAAAGTGCCGAAATGCCCTGGCTCCGTTTTCCCCCTCAGGCATCATTTCACAGGCTGGCCTGCGAGCGATGCTGGGGGCTGCAGAAGCCTTGTCCAATGCCGCTGCAAGCGCAGAGATCACCTCAGCTCAGGCAAAGGCTGAACTGCTGGAAACCATCACAGCGATGGTCGAAAGGAACAAAAAACCTTCCTGA